A single genomic interval of Aedes aegypti strain LVP_AGWG chromosome 1, AaegL5.0 Primary Assembly, whole genome shotgun sequence harbors:
- the LOC5571976 gene encoding coactosin-like protein has translation MSEAVEVEQIIETKPRKMALPTSLDKDAIREAYEDVRSNLTDNEWAVFKFDGLKIVCSEKGIGFDEFCAQFHDNERAFGYIRIQMGDEMSKRSKFMFVTWIGPEVGVMQRAKMSTDKSIIKDVINNFAVELQVESSNDLDLMMFKEHLNKAGGANYGTGVREL, from the exons ATGGCCCTCCCCACATCCCTCGACAAGGACGCGATCCGGGAAGCGTACGAGGACGTCCGATCGAACCTGACCGACAACGAGTGGGCGGTATTCAAATTCGACGGCCTCAAGATCGTCTGCTCCGAGAAGGGCATCGGCTTCGACGAGTTCTGCGCCCAGTTCCACGACAACGAGCGAGCCTTCGGCTACATCCGGATACAGATGGGCGACGAGATGTCCAAGCGGAGCAAATTCATGTTCGTCACCTGGATCGGACCGGAGGTCGGCGTCATGCAGCGAGCCAAGATGTCCACCGACAAGTCCATTATCAAGGATGTGATCAAT AACTTTGCCGTCGAGCTGCAAGTGGAATCGAGCAACGACCTAGACCTCATGATGTTCAAAGAGCACCTAAACAAAGCCGGCGGAGCGAACTACGGTACCGGCGTTCGCGAGCTGTAG